One region of Brassica napus cultivar Da-Ae chromosome A10, Da-Ae, whole genome shotgun sequence genomic DNA includes:
- the BNAA10G09450D gene encoding uncharacterized protein BNAA10G09450D, with protein sequence MEGVGSRLSRTSSRYSGPAATAVFSGRVRKWKKKWVRVSTSPVGVFRASKSNGRSNNNNNSSSNSPHHLLLHKWTPLPSDANGSGETEEPPKRRFRYAPIAMFEHRERVGAKDSEVEAEETDEFDNDSPLPKAVGLDMNLTDSDQTKEAKTRHLKLGLCLNSEGTEEE encoded by the exons ATGGAAGGCGTAGGGTCGAGATTGAGCCGAACGTCATCGAGATACAGTGGTCCGGCTGCGACGGCGGTTTTCAGCGGCCGTGTAAggaagtggaagaagaagtgggtaCGTGTCTCCACGTCACCAGTCGGCGTTTTCCGAGCATCTAAATCCAACGGTCGTagcaacaataacaacaacagcAGCAGCAATTCTCCACACCATCTGCTTCTCCATAAGTGGACCCCACTTCCCTCTGACGCTAACGGTTCCGGTGAGACGGAGGAGCCGCCTAAACGAAGATTCAGATACGCTCCA ATTGCGATGTTTGAGCATAGGGAGAGAGTGGGTGCTAAGGATTCTGAGGTTGAAGCGGAAGAGACTGACGAATTcgacaatgattctccattgcCTAAAGCCGTTGGTCTGGACATGAACTTAACTGACTCAGACCAAACTAAG GAGGCAAAAACTCGTCACTTGAAACTGGGACTGTGTCTTAATTCTGAAGGGACGGAAGAAGAATGA
- the LOC106371425 gene encoding grpE protein homolog 1, mitochondrial-like — protein MNQKRILHFPKSKTIGRGSIVDLNKTSETNLLLPQERLVPIINFSFHLRFLHKPVWILKFNCASSSSSVMLLTRVLSRVSRTSSLRSSLSSLSSPQRNQILPILSSQFHSFLHGTPNKLVAAPVSLLNHSSPDLNVFQRFGFFSSSSAESKENESSQGSEDVESMKKATTDAFEGLSRDDLVKLVVEKEDLVSVQQEEVKEMQDKVVRTYAEMENLMARTKRNAENDKKFAIQKFATSLLDVADNLGRASSVVKESFSKIDISKDSAGATPLLKTLLEGVEMTEKQLAEVFKKSGLVKEDPLNERFDPNRHNAVFQVPDASKPEGTIAHVLKSGYSLFDRVIRPAEVGVTCAAVNQEKEAEA, from the exons ATGAACCAAAAGAGAATTTTGCATTTTCCAAAGTCGAAAACAATCGGTAGGGGTAGTATCGTAGATTTAAATAAAACCTCAGAGACCAATTTACTTCTTCCCCAAGAACGTCTTGTCCCTATAATTAATTTCTCCTTTCATCTACGATTTCTACATAAACCTGTTTGGATTCTGAAATTCAATTGcgcttcttcctcctcctccgtgATGTTGTTAACTAGGGTTTTATCAAGAGTGTCTCGTACCTCGAGCTTACGCTCGTCTCTCTCCTCCTTGTCTTCTCCTCAAAGGAATCAGATTCTTCCCATTCTTTCCAGCCAATTTCACTCCTTCCTACACGGAACTCCCAATAAG CTTGTTGCAGCTCCAGTGTCGCTCCTCAACCATTCATCTCCAGATCTCAATGTCTTTCAAAGGTTCGGCTTTTTCTCCTCTTCCTCAGCTGAATCCAAGGAAAATGAGAGCAGCCAAGGTTCTGAGGATGTGGAGTCTATGAAGAAAGCTACTACAG ATGCTTTTGAGGGTTTGTCAAGGGACGATTTGGTGAAGCTTGTGGTTGAGAAGGAAGATCTCGTCAGTGTTCAGCAGGAAGAGGTGAAGGAAATGCAAGATAAAGTTGTTCGAACTTATGCTGAGATGGAGAATCTTATGGCCAGGACTAAACGTAATGCTGAGAACGACAAAAAGTTCGCCATACAG AAATTTGCAACAAGCCTTCTGGATGTGGCGGATAATCTCGGGAGAGCTTCTTCGGTTGTCAAGGAGAGTTTTTCCAAGATTGACATTTCAAAAGATTCGGCTGGTGCTACTCCACTCTTGAAAACCCTTTTAGAAGGAGTGGAGATGACTGAGAAACAATTAGCTGAG GTATTTAAGAAGTCTGGGTTGGTGAAAGAAGATCCATTAAATGAACGGTTTGATCCAAACCGACATAACGCAGTGTTCCAAGTCCCAGATGCTTCCAAGCCAGAAGGCACTATTGCTCATGTCCTAAAG TCTGGATACTCGTTGTTTGATCGAGTTATAAGACCAGCTGAGGTCGGTGTTACTTGCGCTGCGGTGAACCAAGAGAAAGAGGCCGAAGCTTGA